The Paenibacillus sp. YPG26 genome includes a window with the following:
- the fliE gene encoding flagellar hook-basal body complex protein FliE translates to MIQSTTASAIKPLELVQPKINPAPATPSETVRNFGSFLKDAIEGVASQEQNAQKMGDKFLTGQVDMDQVMVASEQALLSLQLTSQVRNKVIEAYQEIMRTQI, encoded by the coding sequence ATGATCCAGAGTACAACCGCAAGTGCAATAAAGCCCCTTGAATTGGTTCAGCCCAAAATCAATCCGGCGCCAGCCACTCCGTCGGAGACAGTCAGGAATTTTGGGTCCTTCCTCAAAGACGCTATTGAAGGCGTTGCGAGCCAGGAACAGAACGCCCAGAAGATGGGTGACAAGTTTCTTACCGGTCAAGTCGATATGGATCAGGTCATGGTCGCTTCGGAACAAGCTTTATTGAGTTTGCAGCTTACATCGCAAGTCCGCAACAAGGTAATTGAAGCTTACCAGGAGATTATGCGGACGCAAATTTAA
- the hslU gene encoding ATP-dependent protease ATPase subunit HslU: MTNQALTPRQIVAELDKYIVGQKQAKKSVAVALRNRYRRNLLGDEVRDEIVPKNILMIGPTGVGKTEIARRLAKLVGAPFVKVEATKFTEVGYVGRDVESMVRDLVETAIRMVKQERTEQVKDKAVELANERLVQILVPSPAKNKNQRNPFEMLFGNQNSGAQQVNEEDKELDSTVTEKRRQVRFNLLAGQLENETVEIDVEDSAPNMLDMFAGQGNDQLGMNMQEMFGNLMPKRMKKRKLTVKEARKVLTQEEANKLIDHDDVVQESISRAEQSGIIFIDEIDKVASRGQGSGPDVSREGVQRDILPIVEGSTIMTKYGPVKTDYVLFIAAGAFHVSKPSDLIPELQGRFPIRVELSSLTLEDFVSILTEPRNALTKQYADLLRTEDIEIEFSEEAIREIANIAAAVNANTENIGARRLHTILEKLLEDLSFEAPELTLDKMVITPQYVTEKLGDIAKNRDLSQYIL, encoded by the coding sequence ATGACAAATCAGGCATTAACTCCAAGACAGATTGTTGCTGAACTGGACAAATATATTGTGGGTCAAAAGCAGGCGAAGAAATCGGTGGCAGTCGCGCTGCGTAACCGTTACCGCCGTAATCTTCTTGGCGACGAGGTTCGTGACGAAATTGTGCCTAAGAATATTCTGATGATTGGCCCGACAGGTGTGGGGAAGACCGAGATCGCACGCAGATTAGCGAAGTTGGTTGGAGCTCCTTTTGTCAAGGTCGAGGCGACGAAGTTCACGGAGGTTGGTTATGTTGGACGCGATGTGGAATCTATGGTGCGTGATCTGGTAGAGACAGCTATCCGAATGGTCAAGCAGGAGCGCACCGAGCAGGTGAAGGATAAGGCAGTGGAGCTGGCCAATGAGCGCCTTGTTCAAATTCTCGTGCCATCACCCGCCAAGAACAAGAATCAGCGCAATCCATTTGAAATGCTCTTCGGGAATCAGAATTCCGGTGCCCAGCAGGTGAATGAAGAGGACAAGGAGCTGGATAGCACGGTCACTGAGAAGCGCCGTCAGGTAAGATTCAATCTGCTGGCGGGCCAGCTTGAGAATGAGACGGTAGAGATTGATGTGGAGGACAGTGCGCCCAATATGCTAGACATGTTCGCCGGCCAAGGGAACGATCAGCTTGGAATGAATATGCAGGAGATGTTCGGAAACCTGATGCCGAAGCGAATGAAGAAGCGGAAGCTTACGGTGAAGGAAGCGCGTAAGGTGCTCACCCAGGAAGAGGCGAATAAGCTGATTGATCACGACGATGTGGTACAGGAATCAATCAGCAGAGCCGAACAGTCGGGAATTATTTTTATCGATGAGATTGATAAGGTGGCGAGCCGGGGACAGGGATCGGGTCCGGATGTATCCAGAGAAGGCGTCCAGCGTGACATTCTGCCGATTGTGGAAGGGTCTACTATCATGACCAAGTACGGCCCGGTCAAGACAGATTATGTACTCTTCATTGCTGCCGGAGCCTTTCATGTGTCTAAGCCTTCGGATTTGATCCCTGAGCTGCAAGGACGGTTCCCGATTCGGGTTGAGCTCAGCAGCTTGACGCTTGAGGATTTTGTATCTATATTGACGGAACCCCGAAATGCACTAACCAAACAGTATGCTGATCTTCTGCGCACCGAGGATATCGAGATTGAATTCTCGGAGGAGGCCATTCGCGAGATTGCTAATATTGCCGCTGCGGTGAATGCGAATACGGAGAATATTGGAGCCAGACGACTCCATACGATTCTAGAGAAGCTTCTTGAAGATTTATCCTTTGAGGCTCCCGAGCTCACTTTGGATAAAATGGTGATTACTCCCCAATATGTTACGGAAAAGTTAGGCGATATCGCTAAAAATCGTGATCTGAGCCAGTATATTTTATAG
- the fliG gene encoding flagellar motor switch protein FliG, with translation MSKTLNQGLSGKQKAALLLISLGPEVSAQIFKHLRDDEIEQLTLEIANVRNVNSTEKEMILAEFHQICMAQEYISQGGINYAKEILEKALGTQKAYDIINRLTATLQVRPFDFARKADPNQILNFIQNENAQTIALVLSYLQFEQAAVILSSLPQEKQAEVARRIAVMDSTSPEVISQVERVLEQKLSATVTQDYTSAGGIESIVQILNGVDRGTERTILDSLEIQDPELAEEIKKRMFVFEDIVNVDNRSIQRIIRDIENADLQLALKVASEEVREAVFRNMSKRMSETFKEEMEYMGPVRLRDVEEAQTRIVATIRRLEESGEIIIARGGGDDIIV, from the coding sequence GTGTCAAAAACACTTAATCAAGGTTTAAGCGGCAAGCAAAAAGCTGCGCTCCTGCTGATCTCGCTCGGACCAGAGGTCTCGGCTCAAATCTTCAAGCATCTCCGTGATGACGAGATCGAGCAGCTTACATTAGAAATTGCCAACGTGCGCAACGTGAATAGTACCGAGAAAGAAATGATTCTCGCTGAATTCCACCAGATCTGTATGGCGCAAGAGTATATTTCGCAAGGCGGTATCAACTACGCCAAGGAAATATTAGAGAAGGCTCTGGGTACGCAGAAGGCTTACGATATTATCAACAGACTGACAGCTACGCTGCAGGTAAGACCCTTTGACTTTGCCCGTAAGGCCGATCCGAATCAGATTCTGAATTTTATTCAAAATGAGAACGCACAGACCATCGCCTTAGTGTTGTCTTATCTGCAATTTGAACAAGCTGCGGTGATCCTGTCTTCCCTGCCTCAAGAGAAGCAGGCCGAGGTCGCCAGAAGAATTGCTGTTATGGACAGCACTTCTCCTGAGGTCATCTCTCAGGTCGAAAGAGTGCTTGAGCAGAAGCTGTCTGCTACAGTAACGCAGGATTACACAAGCGCAGGCGGTATCGAGTCGATCGTTCAGATCTTGAACGGTGTAGACCGCGGCACAGAACGGACCATTCTGGATTCACTCGAAATTCAGGATCCCGAGCTTGCGGAAGAGATCAAGAAACGGATGTTTGTATTCGAGGATATTGTCAACGTGGACAACCGTTCGATTCAGCGTATTATCCGGGATATCGAGAATGCAGACCTTCAGCTTGCGCTTAAGGTGGCAAGCGAAGAAGTCCGGGAGGCGGTATTCCGCAACATGTCGAAGCGGATGTCCGAAACCTTCAAGGAAGAAATGGAGTACATGGGTCCTGTAAGGCTTCGTGATGTAGAGGAAGCCCAGACCAGAATTGTTGCAACGATCCGCAGACTGGAAGAATCAGGTGAAATTATAATTGCCCGTGGCGGAGGAGATGACATCATTGTCTAA
- the flgC gene encoding flagellar basal body rod protein FlgC, producing the protein MRLNSSFDISSSALTAQRLRMDVISSNIANAETTRAKIENGQAVPYRRKMVVMAPNETQFGKMLNSAVSGQAPVGQGVKVSAIQEDQTAFKPVYNPTSPDADKDGYVYMPNVDVLKEMVDMISATRSYEANVTALNASKSMESKALQIGK; encoded by the coding sequence TTGAGACTTAACAGCAGCTTTGATATTAGTTCTTCAGCACTAACTGCTCAAAGGCTTCGCATGGATGTTATTTCCTCAAACATTGCCAATGCGGAGACGACCCGGGCCAAGATAGAGAATGGCCAAGCTGTTCCGTATCGACGGAAGATGGTGGTAATGGCGCCAAATGAGACCCAGTTCGGCAAGATGCTGAATTCCGCTGTGAGTGGACAAGCCCCGGTTGGTCAGGGTGTGAAGGTTAGCGCGATTCAAGAAGATCAGACGGCTTTCAAGCCTGTATATAACCCTACAAGTCCAGATGCGGACAAGGACGGATATGTCTATATGCCAAACGTGGATGTGCTGAAAGAAATGGTAGACATGATCTCGGCAACCCGTTCTTATGAAGCTAACGTTACAGCATTGAACGCGTCCAAATCGATGGAATCCAAAGCATTGCAGATTGGCAAATAG
- the trmFO gene encoding methylenetetrahydrofolate--tRNA-(uracil(54)-C(5))-methyltransferase (FADH(2)-oxidizing) TrmFO — MTDQTRVTVIGAGLAGSEAAWQIARRGIPVTLYEMRPVVKTPAHHTDKFAELVCSNSLRANGLTNAVGVLKEEMRRLDSLVLSSADKNAVPAGGALAVDRDGFSGDITRTLHEHPLVTVVNEELQEIPSEGIVVIATGPLTSPALSEQIKGLTGEEYFYFYDAAAPIVEKDSIDMEKVYLASRYDKGEAAYLNCPMTEQEFDAFYEALITAEVAQVKEFEKEIYFEGCMPIEIMMRRGKQTALFGPMKPVGLMNPHTGTLPHAVVQLRQDNAAGTLYNLVGFQTHLKWGEQKRVFSMIPGLENAEFVRYGVMHRNTFINSPTLLEPTYQTKKRPKLFFAGQMTGVEGYVESAASGLIAGINAARAAREQDGIVFPEDTTLGSMARYITTADFKHFQPMNANFGLFPKLEERFRKKSEKNEALARRALSSLENFITRESI, encoded by the coding sequence TTGACAGATCAGACAAGGGTTACCGTTATCGGGGCAGGTCTTGCAGGCAGTGAAGCTGCCTGGCAGATTGCCAGACGCGGTATCCCGGTGACTTTATATGAAATGCGTCCCGTCGTGAAGACGCCTGCGCATCATACCGACAAATTCGCTGAGCTGGTATGCAGCAATTCACTTCGGGCGAATGGTCTTACCAACGCGGTGGGAGTATTGAAAGAGGAGATGCGCAGGCTTGACTCTCTGGTGCTCAGCTCTGCCGATAAGAACGCTGTTCCGGCCGGAGGCGCTCTGGCCGTAGACCGAGACGGCTTCTCGGGGGACATTACAAGGACGCTTCACGAGCATCCTTTGGTTACCGTAGTTAATGAGGAGTTGCAGGAAATCCCGTCGGAAGGGATTGTTGTTATTGCAACCGGCCCGCTTACCTCTCCGGCTCTCTCCGAACAAATTAAAGGGCTGACGGGAGAAGAATATTTCTACTTCTATGATGCGGCTGCCCCGATCGTAGAGAAAGATTCCATCGACATGGAGAAAGTATATCTCGCTTCCCGTTATGACAAGGGGGAGGCAGCTTATCTCAACTGTCCGATGACAGAGCAGGAATTCGATGCTTTCTATGAAGCTTTGATCACGGCGGAAGTCGCCCAGGTTAAGGAATTTGAGAAGGAAATCTATTTCGAAGGCTGCATGCCGATCGAGATTATGATGAGACGAGGCAAGCAGACAGCTTTGTTCGGTCCGATGAAGCCGGTGGGTCTGATGAATCCGCACACCGGCACACTGCCGCATGCGGTAGTTCAGCTGCGTCAGGATAACGCCGCAGGAACTCTGTATAATCTGGTCGGATTCCAGACGCATCTGAAATGGGGAGAGCAGAAGCGGGTCTTCTCCATGATTCCGGGTCTTGAGAACGCCGAGTTTGTGCGTTATGGTGTGATGCACCGCAATACGTTCATCAATTCACCTACACTGCTTGAGCCTACCTATCAGACGAAGAAGCGTCCGAAGCTTTTCTTTGCAGGTCAAATGACCGGAGTGGAAGGTTATGTGGAGTCGGCGGCCTCAGGCCTGATTGCCGGCATTAATGCGGCGAGAGCGGCAAGAGAGCAGGATGGCATTGTATTCCCGGAAGATACTACACTTGGAAGTATGGCGCGTTATATCACTACGGCTGACTTCAAGCATTTCCAGCCGATGAATGCGAACTTTGGACTTTTCCCTAAGCTGGAAGAGAGATTCAGGAAGAAAAGCGAGAAGAACGAGGCGCTTGCCCGGCGGGCGCTCAGCAGTCTCGAGAACTTCATAACCCGTGAGTCGATATGA
- the fliH gene encoding flagellar assembly protein FliH has product MSNLIKSTQYVPVELLKQLDLSKHYPSAVDQESESQQPYSYAAEQNRLKNEEAEENRRQMLTDAKDFAEKQVRDASEEAERILAEAKEQIEQWWQERREQDEHLIEAVKSEGFNQGYEEGKEEALRTLQSEIDEMMQEAAAVLEQAYQAKDQIIQEAEPFLVELSTSIAEKVIERQLTLEPEYTLNLIKQNLARKRDQSILTLCVAPSQFSFVQGAREELSLVIDSQAELQILPDSTVKDRGCVIRSSFGSIDARIDTQLTEIKKELMRISLQGEERGQNYEEA; this is encoded by the coding sequence TTGTCTAATCTGATCAAATCTACTCAATACGTTCCTGTCGAATTGCTGAAACAGCTGGATTTATCCAAGCATTATCCTTCAGCTGTAGATCAAGAATCTGAAAGTCAGCAGCCTTACTCTTATGCAGCTGAACAGAACCGCTTGAAGAATGAAGAAGCAGAAGAGAATAGGCGTCAGATGCTTACTGACGCGAAAGATTTTGCGGAGAAGCAGGTTAGGGATGCTTCAGAAGAAGCGGAGCGAATTCTTGCCGAGGCCAAAGAGCAGATCGAGCAGTGGTGGCAGGAGCGGAGAGAGCAGGATGAACATCTGATCGAGGCTGTGAAGTCCGAAGGTTTCAATCAGGGGTACGAGGAAGGTAAGGAAGAAGCTCTTCGTACGCTTCAAAGTGAAATTGATGAAATGATGCAGGAAGCAGCGGCGGTACTTGAACAGGCTTACCAGGCTAAAGACCAGATTATACAGGAAGCTGAGCCGTTCCTGGTTGAACTCAGCACCTCTATCGCCGAGAAAGTTATAGAACGTCAGCTTACGCTGGAGCCAGAATACACTCTGAACTTAATCAAACAGAATCTGGCGAGAAAGAGAGACCAGAGTATATTGACCCTTTGTGTAGCGCCTTCCCAGTTCAGCTTTGTACAAGGAGCGAGAGAAGAGCTGAGTCTTGTTATTGATTCACAGGCAGAACTTCAGATCCTTCCTGACTCAACTGTCAAGGACCGCGGGTGTGTCATTCGTTCTTCCTTCGGCAGTATAGATGCAAGAATTGATACTCAGCTTACCGAGATAAAAAAAGAATTAATGCGGATTTCGCTCCAAGGCGAAGAACGGGGACAGAACTATGAAGAGGCTTGA
- the hslV gene encoding ATP-dependent protease subunit HslV: protein MEMSFHATTICAVRHNGMGAIAGDGQVTFGESVIMKQTAKKVRRLYRGQVLAGFAGSVADAITLFEKFEGKLEEHHGNLQRAAVELAKDWRQDRVLRKLEALMIVMDKTGMLLISGGGEIIEPDDDVLAIGSGGNFALSAARALKRHASSLDAKDMAREALKVASEICVYTNGNIIVEEL, encoded by the coding sequence ATGGAAATGTCTTTTCATGCAACAACGATATGTGCTGTTCGCCATAACGGAATGGGAGCCATCGCGGGTGATGGTCAGGTTACCTTTGGTGAAAGTGTCATTATGAAGCAGACGGCCAAAAAGGTAAGAAGGCTGTATAGAGGTCAGGTATTGGCGGGATTCGCTGGATCAGTGGCTGACGCCATTACCTTGTTCGAGAAATTTGAAGGCAAGCTGGAAGAACATCACGGGAATTTACAGCGTGCAGCGGTTGAGCTGGCAAAAGATTGGCGTCAGGACAGGGTGCTGCGCAAACTAGAGGCGCTGATGATTGTCATGGATAAGACAGGGATGCTGCTTATTTCGGGCGGAGGAGAAATTATTGAGCCGGATGACGATGTGCTGGCTATTGGCTCGGGTGGTAATTTCGCCTTGTCAGCGGCTAGAGCGCTCAAACGTCACGCATCCAGTCTGGATGCGAAGGATATGGCCAGAGAAGCACTTAAGGTAGCCTCAGAGATCTGTGTATACACGAACGGGAATATTATAGTGGAAGAGCTGTAA
- the fliJ gene encoding flagellar export protein FliJ translates to MKFKYMYQKVVDLKSNEKTQAEWMLSAAIGELQTEQLTLNKLIEDKTRATHAMLSEGASSMLRLQELQRYVEHLDRCIKNKLCDIKCAETNVEHKQSQLSTRMLDEKVWLKAKEKAKAGFEQQILLREQNELDEMATIRFAMKAQRV, encoded by the coding sequence ATGAAATTCAAGTATATGTATCAAAAAGTGGTCGATTTGAAATCGAATGAGAAGACTCAAGCGGAATGGATGCTTTCTGCAGCGATTGGTGAATTACAGACGGAGCAGCTTACATTGAACAAGTTGATTGAAGACAAAACCAGAGCAACTCATGCCATGCTCTCGGAGGGTGCCTCCTCCATGCTAAGACTTCAGGAGCTTCAGCGTTATGTGGAGCATTTAGACCGCTGTATCAAGAATAAGCTGTGTGATATCAAGTGTGCCGAGACGAATGTGGAGCACAAGCAATCTCAACTCAGCACCCGGATGCTCGATGAGAAAGTATGGTTGAAGGCAAAGGAAAAGGCAAAAGCAGGCTTTGAGCAGCAGATCCTCCTCCGTGAACAAAATGAGCTGGATGAGATGGCTACAATCCGGTTTGCCATGAAGGCCCAGAGGGTATAA
- the fliI gene encoding flagellar protein export ATPase FliI, giving the protein MKRLDSERYLEHLRQLDPVRVNGKVTQVIGLMVESEGPDASIGDVCYIYPTKSSQPLQAEVVGFRDNKVLLMPLGELQSIGPGCDVVGTGKPLSVQVGSELLGKVLDGLGQPLDGSMLPSRMGHYSTYNKPMNPLSKPRVKDPISIGVRAIDGLLTIGKGQRVGIFAGSGVGKSTLMGMIARNTAADVNVIALIGERGREVLDFIERDLGPEGLERSVVIVATSDQPALIRMKGALIATTIAEYFRDRGMNVMLMMDSVTRYAMALREVGLAVGEPPAMRGYTPSVFAALPKLLERAGTGPTGSITAFYTVLVDGDDMNEPIADAVRGILDGHIVLNRNIANKGHFPAIDILASISRVMKDIAPEDQIEAADNLKRLMSVYKDSEDLINIGAYQRGSNPEIDESIEAIGRIWNFTKQKVHEKTTLEESKEYLISEFMRS; this is encoded by the coding sequence ATGAAGAGGCTTGACTCTGAACGCTATCTTGAACACTTGAGACAGCTGGATCCAGTCCGGGTCAATGGTAAGGTAACCCAGGTGATTGGTCTTATGGTGGAGTCAGAAGGGCCGGATGCAAGTATAGGGGATGTCTGCTACATCTATCCAACCAAGTCCTCACAGCCTCTACAAGCAGAAGTCGTGGGATTTAGAGATAACAAGGTTCTTCTCATGCCTCTCGGAGAGCTTCAGTCGATCGGACCGGGCTGCGATGTGGTGGGTACAGGTAAGCCGCTTAGTGTTCAGGTGGGTTCAGAGCTTCTTGGAAAGGTGCTTGACGGGTTAGGCCAGCCGCTGGACGGTTCCATGCTTCCATCCCGGATGGGTCATTACTCCACTTACAATAAGCCGATGAATCCGCTAAGCAAGCCGAGGGTCAAAGACCCCATCAGCATTGGCGTTCGCGCGATAGATGGTCTTTTGACAATAGGCAAAGGCCAGCGGGTGGGTATATTTGCCGGATCGGGTGTAGGAAAGAGTACCTTGATGGGGATGATTGCGAGAAATACAGCTGCCGACGTGAACGTCATTGCCCTAATCGGGGAGCGCGGACGCGAAGTATTGGACTTCATCGAAAGGGACCTGGGTCCCGAAGGGCTTGAAAGATCTGTCGTAATTGTGGCGACTTCTGACCAGCCGGCACTTATACGGATGAAGGGCGCGCTGATTGCGACCACGATCGCGGAGTATTTCAGGGACAGAGGTATGAACGTCATGCTGATGATGGACTCGGTAACCCGGTATGCGATGGCTCTTCGCGAGGTGGGACTTGCCGTTGGCGAGCCACCTGCCATGAGGGGATATACGCCATCAGTATTCGCGGCACTACCTAAGCTGCTCGAGCGGGCGGGTACAGGCCCTACAGGTTCGATCACCGCCTTCTATACTGTACTTGTCGACGGTGATGATATGAATGAGCCGATCGCCGATGCGGTCAGAGGGATCCTGGATGGACACATCGTCCTTAACCGGAATATCGCCAACAAAGGACATTTTCCAGCGATTGATATTCTTGCTAGTATCAGCCGGGTAATGAAGGATATTGCTCCTGAAGATCAGATCGAAGCTGCAGACAACCTGAAACGCTTGATGTCCGTATACAAGGACTCCGAGGACCTGATTAATATCGGTGCTTATCAGCGAGGATCTAATCCTGAAATAGATGAGTCCATCGAGGCGATCGGGAGAATATGGAATTTCACCAAACAAAAGGTGCACGAGAAGACAACGCTAGAGGAATCCAAAGAGTATTTGATTTCAGAGTTTATGAGGAGTTGA
- the flgB gene encoding flagellar basal body rod protein FlgB: protein MQLLNGVGFDRLEGALKAANTRQSVIANNIANVDTPYYKKSEVSFESLLQSQVNEGRIVLRGRQTDPKHMAIGPANNVPDTLITTDQSTSMNNNMNNVDIDSEMSSLAENQLRYNAYIEQLNSRIRMMRTAVEGRA, encoded by the coding sequence GTGCAGTTATTAAATGGGGTAGGATTTGATAGATTGGAAGGCGCGTTAAAGGCTGCTAACACCAGACAAAGTGTCATTGCCAATAATATCGCGAACGTGGACACTCCATATTATAAAAAATCAGAAGTTTCTTTCGAGAGCTTGCTGCAAAGTCAGGTAAATGAGGGTAGAATAGTTCTTCGGGGGCGTCAAACGGACCCCAAGCATATGGCTATCGGGCCTGCAAATAATGTGCCGGATACCTTGATTACCACAGATCAATCAACTTCAATGAATAACAATATGAATAATGTTGATATAGACTCTGAAATGTCGTCATTAGCAGAAAATCAACTTAGATATAACGCCTATATTGAGCAGCTTAACAGCCGAATCAGAATGATGCGGACAGCAGTAGAAGGGAGAGCATAG
- the fliF gene encoding flagellar basal-body MS-ring/collar protein FliF: MNERIAQYREKISQYWNHFTKKQKTLLISTVTIILLAIILLTIQFSKTQYEVAFTNLDSTDAAGIISYLESGSIPYQLSADGKSISVPSTQAARAKVDVGSQGIVKNGSIGFEGTFGTTSSPIGMTENEFAVKYKTALNGEVEQLLTNMQGVSAAKVLINLPAENVFASPDEQEKASASVSLNFKPGFRPDENAIDAYYNLIKTAVPNLPVENITITSSDENVILTAGKNGGKAGSLTSDVSENMAIQKRFENDVRQSVQQFLGKLTGPDKINVLVASKLNFDHVTQKENLVTPVDTENMKGIEISAQKIQKSYTGQGTPSSGGVTGTGQTDVPNYPGSTSSSDTTSDESTSTINYEVNRINKEIVQSPYIVKDLTINVMVEPPAGKNSLDRATEDAIQNVLRNIVASYLADSGTTYTDEDLVKKVSVFSQAFQTDSASQSGLSLSSPIVWGIGAALLAAGAGIGYLIYRRRRNQDEETEEDVPLAMPTEFPSINLDSVTNENQVRKQLETLAKKKPDEFVNLLRTWLADE, encoded by the coding sequence GTGAATGAAAGAATTGCCCAGTATAGAGAAAAAATAAGCCAGTACTGGAACCATTTTACAAAAAAACAAAAAACATTATTAATATCCACCGTTACAATCATTCTGCTAGCCATCATTCTATTAACGATCCAGTTCTCCAAGACACAATACGAGGTAGCTTTTACTAACCTGGATTCCACGGATGCGGCCGGAATTATTAGCTATCTGGAGTCGGGCAGCATTCCCTATCAATTAAGCGCGGATGGCAAGAGCATCTCGGTCCCGAGCACACAGGCTGCCAGAGCGAAGGTTGATGTAGGTTCCCAGGGGATTGTGAAGAATGGTTCTATTGGCTTCGAAGGAACGTTCGGTACGACGTCTTCTCCAATCGGAATGACAGAGAATGAGTTCGCGGTGAAATATAAGACCGCACTGAATGGTGAGGTTGAGCAGCTGCTTACAAACATGCAGGGCGTCAGCGCAGCAAAGGTGCTTATTAATCTGCCGGCAGAGAATGTCTTCGCAAGCCCTGATGAACAGGAGAAGGCTTCCGCTTCCGTTAGTCTTAATTTCAAACCGGGATTTCGTCCAGATGAAAATGCGATCGATGCTTACTATAACTTGATCAAAACGGCGGTTCCTAATCTTCCGGTCGAGAATATTACGATCACAAGCAGTGATGAGAACGTGATACTTACAGCTGGGAAGAATGGCGGGAAGGCAGGGAGTCTGACGAGTGATGTATCGGAGAATATGGCGATTCAGAAGAGATTCGAGAATGATGTTCGTCAAAGTGTCCAACAATTTCTCGGCAAGTTGACAGGCCCGGACAAGATCAATGTCCTTGTAGCCTCAAAGCTGAATTTCGATCACGTAACCCAGAAGGAAAATCTGGTTACACCGGTAGATACCGAGAACATGAAAGGGATCGAGATCAGTGCCCAAAAGATTCAGAAGAGTTATACGGGACAAGGTACTCCTTCTAGCGGAGGGGTAACGGGGACAGGTCAGACCGATGTGCCGAATTATCCGGGTTCCACTTCGTCCTCAGATACGACCTCGGATGAGAGCACTTCGACCATTAATTACGAGGTTAATCGAATTAACAAAGAAATTGTGCAGAGTCCTTACATTGTAAAAGATTTAACCATAAATGTGATGGTTGAACCACCTGCCGGAAAAAATTCTTTGGACCGGGCTACAGAGGATGCGATTCAGAACGTACTCAGAAATATTGTCGCCTCATATTTGGCTGATTCCGGAACTACATATACAGATGAAGATCTGGTCAAGAAAGTTTCGGTATTCTCTCAAGCCTTCCAGACAGACAGTGCATCTCAAAGTGGTTTGAGCTTGTCCAGTCCGATTGTCTGGGGAATCGGCGCGGCACTGTTAGCAGCTGGAGCAGGTATCGGTTATCTCATTTATCGGCGCCGCCGCAACCAGGATGAAGAGACCGAAGAAGATGTTCCTCTTGCGATGCCAACAGAGTTCCCGTCCATTAATCTGGATTCGGTTACCAATGAGAACCAAGTACGCAAGCAGCTGGAGACGTTGGCTAAGAAGAAACCGGATGAGTTCGTTAATCTGCTGCGGACTTGGCTAGCTGATGAATAG